The following are encoded in a window of Urocitellus parryii isolate mUroPar1 chromosome 7, mUroPar1.hap1, whole genome shotgun sequence genomic DNA:
- the LOC144255902 gene encoding C-C motif chemokine 3-like 1, producing the protein MQVSTAALAVFLCTMALCDQVFTAPLGADTPTACCFSYVARQIQRKFIEDYFETSSQCSQPGVIFLTKRGREVCADPSENWVQEYITDLELNA; encoded by the exons ATGCAGGTCTCCACGGCTGCTCTTGCTGTCTTCCTCTGCACCATGGCTCTCTGCGATCAGGTCTTCACTGCACCAT TGGGTGCAGACACCCCGACGGCCTGCTGCTTCTCCTACGTGGCCCGGCAGATTCAACGCAAATTCATAGAGGACTATTTTGAGACCAGCAGCCAGTGCTCCCAGCCAGGTGTCAT CTTCCTAACCAAGAGAGGCCGGGAGGTGTGTGCTGACCCCAGTGAGAACTGGGTCCAGGAATACATCACTGACCTGGAGCTGAATGCCTGA